The following are encoded in a window of Microbacterium sp. LWO13-1.2 genomic DNA:
- a CDS encoding hotdog fold thioesterase, with translation MSETATTEGLDWATARGMGALAQKMGMEFLEFSLERCVATMPVEGNTQPVGLMHGGAYVVLGESLGSMAANLHAGPGRLAVGVDINATHTRSATSGVVTGICTPIHLGRSVTVHEIVVTDDQGRRCSTIRITNMIKDVPAAR, from the coding sequence ATGAGCGAGACCGCGACGACCGAAGGACTCGACTGGGCCACCGCCCGCGGGATGGGCGCGCTCGCCCAGAAGATGGGCATGGAGTTCCTCGAGTTCAGCCTCGAGCGCTGTGTCGCGACCATGCCGGTCGAAGGCAACACGCAGCCCGTCGGCTTGATGCACGGCGGCGCGTACGTCGTCCTCGGCGAATCGCTCGGATCGATGGCTGCGAACCTGCACGCGGGCCCTGGCCGCCTGGCAGTCGGTGTGGACATCAACGCCACGCACACCCGATCCGCGACCTCGGGGGTCGTCACCGGCATCTGCACGCCGATCCACCTCGGCCGCAGCGTCACTGTGCACGAGATCGTCGTGACCGACGATCAGGGCCGCCGTTGCTCGACGATCCGCATCACGAACATGATCAAGGACGTGCCGGCGGCACGCTGA
- the pyk gene encoding pyruvate kinase, translating to MRRAKIVATLGPATSTYDTVRALIDAGVDVARLNLSHGDYSVHENNYANVRRAAEDSGRAVAILVDLQGPKIRLGKFEGGPYELEVGDIFKITTEDIIGNKDICGTTFKGLPQDVNAGDFLLIDDGKVKVEVVETDGVTVTTRVVVAGAVSNNKGINLPGVAVNVPALSEKDEDDLRWGLRIGADLIALSFVRNASDVERVHEIMAEEGVKIPVIAKIEKPQAVDALEGIVDAFDGIMVARGDLGVELPLEAVPIVQKRAVELARRMAKPVIVATQMLESMINSPVPTRAETSDVANAVLDGADAVMLSGETSVGDYPVIVVETMARIIESTEEHGLERIAPLNTKPRTQGGAITLAALEVAEFVDAKFLCVFTQSGDSARRLSRLRSRIPMLAFTPEPGIRRRMALTWGIRSTLVDLVQHTDLMYLQVDTYLLTNGLAETGDRVVVISGSPPGIVGSTNDIRVHKVGDAVGGAAPIYKAVI from the coding sequence TTGAGACGCGCGAAAATCGTCGCCACCCTGGGCCCTGCCACTTCCACCTACGACACCGTGCGCGCACTGATCGACGCCGGAGTGGATGTCGCCCGCCTGAACCTCAGCCACGGTGACTACTCCGTGCACGAGAACAACTACGCGAACGTCCGTCGCGCTGCCGAGGACTCCGGTCGTGCCGTTGCGATCCTCGTCGACCTCCAGGGGCCGAAGATCCGCCTCGGCAAGTTCGAGGGCGGCCCCTATGAGCTCGAGGTCGGTGACATCTTCAAGATCACCACCGAAGACATCATCGGCAACAAGGACATCTGCGGCACCACGTTCAAGGGCCTCCCGCAGGACGTCAACGCCGGAGACTTCCTCCTCATCGATGACGGCAAGGTCAAGGTCGAGGTCGTCGAGACCGACGGCGTGACCGTGACGACCCGCGTGGTCGTGGCCGGAGCGGTCTCGAACAACAAGGGCATCAACCTTCCCGGCGTGGCTGTGAACGTGCCGGCGCTGAGCGAGAAGGATGAGGACGACCTGCGTTGGGGCCTGCGCATCGGCGCCGACCTCATCGCGCTGTCGTTCGTGCGCAACGCCAGCGACGTCGAGCGAGTGCACGAGATCATGGCCGAGGAGGGCGTGAAGATCCCGGTCATCGCCAAGATCGAGAAGCCGCAGGCGGTCGACGCGCTCGAGGGAATCGTCGACGCGTTCGACGGCATCATGGTCGCCCGCGGCGACCTCGGTGTGGAGCTTCCGCTCGAGGCAGTGCCGATCGTGCAGAAGCGGGCCGTCGAACTCGCTCGCCGCATGGCGAAGCCTGTCATCGTCGCCACGCAGATGCTCGAGTCGATGATCAACAGCCCGGTGCCGACGCGCGCCGAGACCTCCGATGTCGCCAACGCCGTCCTCGACGGCGCCGACGCGGTGATGCTCTCCGGTGAGACCAGCGTGGGCGACTACCCGGTCATCGTCGTCGAGACGATGGCACGGATCATCGAATCCACCGAAGAGCACGGTCTCGAGCGCATCGCGCCGCTCAACACCAAGCCGCGCACGCAGGGCGGCGCGATCACACTCGCGGCGCTCGAGGTGGCCGAGTTCGTCGATGCGAAGTTCCTCTGCGTGTTCACGCAGTCCGGAGACTCCGCCCGGCGCCTCTCGCGACTGCGCTCGCGCATCCCGATGCTCGCGTTCACGCCGGAGCCCGGCATCCGCCGTCGCATGGCACTGACCTGGGGCATCCGCTCGACGCTCGTCGATCTGGTCCAGCACACCGACCTCATGTATCTCCAGGTCGACACCTATCTGCTCACCAACGGCCTCGCGGAGACCGGTGACCGGGTCGTCGTGATCTCGGGATCCCCTCCCGGAATCGTGGGTTCCACGAACGACATCCGAGTCCACAAGGTCGGGGACGCCGTCGGCGGCGCCGCCCCCATCTACAAGGCTGTCATCTGA
- a CDS encoding glutamate synthase subunit beta, with protein sequence MADPKGFLKVTERELPARRPVPVRIMDWKEVYQPGDQAVLRRQASRCMDCGVPFCHSGCPLGNLIPEWNDLTWRGEGRAAIERLHATNNFPEFTGRLCPAPCESSCVLGINQPAVTIKQIEVSIIDEAFAKGWVDAQPPARLTGKTVAVVGSGPAGLAAAQQLTRAGHTVAVFERDDRIGGLLRYGIPDFKMEKTHLESRLRQMQEEGTRFRAGVEIGKDISWADLRARYDSVVIATGSTVPRDLSIPGRDLAGVHFAMEYLVESNHAVAGDTVPEQITAEGKHVIVIGGGDTGADCIGTAHRQGALSVTNLAIGKQPGEERPDHQPWPMMPTIFEMQSAHEEGGERVFLASTVEFLSNEVGELRALRVAETEYVDGRRVPKSGTEREIPADLVLIAMGFTGPEQDGFTEDTRPQVTDRGAFQRDASYESTVPGVFVAGDAGRGQSLIVWAIAEGRAAAANVDRFLMGSTVLPVPVGPNDVALGLQPA encoded by the coding sequence GTGGCTGATCCCAAAGGTTTTCTGAAGGTCACCGAGCGTGAGCTTCCTGCCCGACGCCCGGTGCCGGTACGCATCATGGACTGGAAAGAGGTCTACCAGCCCGGCGATCAGGCGGTGCTGCGACGCCAGGCCAGCCGATGCATGGACTGCGGTGTGCCGTTCTGCCACTCCGGCTGCCCCCTCGGCAATCTCATCCCGGAGTGGAACGATCTGACCTGGCGCGGCGAAGGCCGTGCGGCGATCGAACGTCTGCACGCGACGAACAACTTCCCGGAGTTCACCGGTCGCCTCTGCCCGGCCCCGTGCGAGAGCTCCTGCGTGCTGGGGATCAACCAGCCGGCGGTCACGATCAAGCAGATCGAGGTCTCGATCATCGACGAGGCCTTCGCGAAGGGCTGGGTCGACGCACAGCCGCCGGCACGCCTGACCGGCAAGACCGTCGCCGTCGTCGGCTCGGGCCCCGCCGGACTCGCCGCCGCGCAGCAGCTGACCAGGGCCGGTCACACCGTGGCCGTCTTCGAGCGCGATGACCGCATCGGCGGACTGCTGCGCTACGGCATCCCGGACTTCAAGATGGAGAAGACCCACCTGGAGTCCCGCCTGCGGCAGATGCAGGAAGAGGGCACGCGTTTCCGCGCCGGTGTCGAGATCGGCAAGGACATCTCCTGGGCCGACCTCCGGGCTCGCTACGACTCCGTGGTCATCGCCACCGGGTCGACCGTGCCCCGCGACCTGTCGATCCCCGGCCGCGACCTCGCAGGTGTGCATTTCGCGATGGAGTACCTCGTCGAGTCGAACCACGCCGTCGCCGGCGACACGGTGCCGGAGCAGATCACGGCCGAGGGCAAGCACGTCATCGTCATCGGCGGCGGCGACACCGGCGCCGACTGCATCGGAACCGCTCACCGCCAGGGTGCGCTCAGCGTCACCAACCTCGCGATCGGCAAGCAGCCGGGCGAAGAGCGTCCTGACCACCAGCCGTGGCCGATGATGCCGACCATCTTCGAGATGCAGTCCGCGCACGAGGAAGGCGGAGAGCGGGTCTTCCTCGCTTCCACCGTCGAGTTCCTCTCGAACGAGGTCGGCGAGCTTCGCGCCCTGCGTGTTGCCGAGACCGAGTACGTCGACGGGCGCCGCGTCCCCAAGAGCGGCACGGAGCGGGAGATCCCCGCTGACCTCGTGCTGATCGCCATGGGCTTCACCGGCCCGGAGCAGGATGGCTTCACCGAGGACACCCGCCCGCAGGTGACCGACCGTGGTGCGTTCCAGCGGGATGCCTCGTACGAATCGACCGTTCCTGGCGTCTTCGTCGCGGGTGACGCCGGGCGCGGGCAGTCCCTGATCGTCTGGGCGATCGCCGAAGGACGAGCCGCCGCTGCGAACGTCGATCGGTTCCTCATGGGCTCCACCGTGCTCCCCGTGCCGGTGGGCCCGAATGATGTCGCGCTCGGCCTTCAGCCCGCGTAG
- a CDS encoding response regulator — translation MTEQEQQEHVEPSEQPTASAPRRVVVAEDESLIRLDIVEILRDNGFDVVGEAGDGETAVQLATELRPDLVIMDVKMPQLDGISAAEKLHKGNIAPVVLLTAFSQKELVERASEAGALAYVVKPFTPNDLLPAIEIALARHEQIITLEAEVADMVERFETRKLVDRAKGLLNEKMGLSEPEAFRWIQKASMDRRLTMQDVAKAIIEQLAPKK, via the coding sequence GTGACCGAGCAAGAACAGCAAGAGCATGTTGAGCCGTCTGAGCAGCCGACAGCATCCGCACCCCGACGCGTCGTCGTCGCAGAGGACGAATCGCTGATCCGCCTCGACATCGTCGAGATCCTCCGTGACAACGGCTTCGACGTCGTAGGCGAGGCCGGTGACGGCGAGACGGCCGTTCAACTGGCGACCGAGCTGCGCCCGGATCTCGTCATCATGGATGTCAAGATGCCGCAGCTCGATGGCATCAGCGCCGCCGAGAAGCTCCACAAGGGGAACATCGCCCCCGTCGTGCTGCTCACCGCGTTCAGCCAGAAGGAACTCGTCGAGCGCGCGAGCGAGGCGGGCGCTCTCGCCTACGTCGTCAAGCCGTTCACTCCGAACGACCTCCTCCCGGCGATCGAGATCGCGCTGGCCCGTCACGAGCAGATCATCACGCTCGAGGCCGAGGTCGCCGATATGGTCGAGCGCTTCGAGACCCGCAAGCTGGTCGATCGTGCCAAGGGCCTGCTCAACGAGAAGATGGGCCTGAGCGAGCCGGAAGCTTTCCGCTGGATCCAGAAGGCGTCCATGGACCGCCGACTGACCATGCAGGATGTCGCCAAGGCGATCATCGAGCAGCTCGCACCGAAGAAGTAG
- a CDS encoding GNAT family N-acetyltransferase, which produces MFALDAEHILRPVHTGDGVALARAYTANRAHLAPWEPTRSEAFFTSEDQERHVATCLEDAATGRGVRFVIESADGEIRGRVNLNNIVRGAFWSADLGYWVDGARQGRGLSTRAVAQVVSYARDEVRLHRLQAATLVHNHGSQRVLGANGFERIGAAPRYLKIAGKWQDHILFQRILEEPLSVPPARP; this is translated from the coding sequence GTGTTCGCACTCGACGCGGAGCACATCCTGCGTCCGGTGCACACCGGTGACGGGGTGGCGCTCGCGCGCGCGTACACAGCCAATCGAGCGCATCTGGCGCCCTGGGAGCCGACGAGAAGCGAAGCGTTCTTCACGTCCGAGGACCAGGAACGGCATGTCGCAACCTGCCTGGAGGATGCAGCGACGGGTCGCGGCGTTCGATTCGTGATCGAATCAGCCGATGGCGAGATCCGCGGCCGCGTGAACCTGAACAACATCGTCCGCGGCGCCTTCTGGAGCGCGGACCTCGGCTACTGGGTCGACGGCGCGCGTCAGGGGAGGGGGCTCAGCACGAGAGCTGTCGCTCAGGTCGTTTCCTACGCTCGGGACGAGGTGCGTCTGCATCGGCTGCAGGCGGCGACTCTCGTCCACAATCACGGTTCGCAGCGCGTGCTGGGCGCGAATGGATTCGAGCGGATCGGCGCCGCTCCTCGCTATCTGAAGATCGCGGGGAAGTGGCAGGACCACATCCTGTTCCAGCGGATCCTCGAGGAGCCGCTCAGCGTGCCGCCGGCACGTCCTTGA
- the gltB gene encoding glutamate synthase large subunit, producing MESSDLRTPPGFPVKQGMYNPAFEKDACGLAMVATLRGEAGHDIIALALEALRNLEHRGAIGSDAGTGDGAGILTQMPDEFLRAVTGFELPPVGEYAAGLAFLPRDSGQRRQQKAGIEKIARAEGLRVLGWREVPTVNEHLGKLADEARPAFEQLFVSAGGATVEEAPLTGIALDRVAYRLRKRAGHELGAYFVSLSCRTLGYKGMVTTLQLEPFYPDLQDERFASELAVVHSRYSTNTFPSWPLAQPLRMLAHNGEINTVGGNRNWMRARQSQLESELLGDMAPLLPICTDGASDSASFDEVLELLTLTGRSLPHAIMMMVPEAYEKQADITPELRSFYEYHSNQMEPWDGPAALIFTDGTLVGATLDRNGLRPGRWTETTDGLIVIGSETGVLTFEPERIKRRGRLQPGKMFLVDTAQRRIVEDEELKQDLATLHPWQEWLDAGAVRLADLPEREHIVHPPASITRRQRTFGYTEEEVRILLTPMGQNGVEPLGAMGSDTPIAVLSKRPRLLFDYFTQQFAQVTNPPLDSIREEVVTSLKLGLGPESNLLTWGPEHTRTVSLDFPVIDNDELAKIRHIDRALPDRSSVTIRGLYHFDADAQSLQNRLTEMCAEVDQAIEDGAEFIILSDRDSNKDLIPIPSLLMISAVHHHLIRRENRMKVGLIVEAGDVREVHHVATLIGYGASAVNPYLAMETVEHLVRTGYITGITPEKAVRNLIYALGKGVLKIMSKMGISTVSSYAGAQVFEAVGLSQDFIDAYFTRTESKLGGIGIEDVFAENQARHDYAYPEDAAARAHERLWTGGEYQWRRDGSPHLFSPETVFKLQHATRTRRYDIFREYTKLVDDQASELKTLRGLFKLRTGTRKPVPLDEVESVSDIVKRFSTGAMSYGSISREAHETLAIAMNRIGGKSNTGEGGEDADRLVDPERRSAIKQVASGRFGVTSLYLTEADDIQIKLAQGAKPGEGGQLPPTKVYPWVARTRHATAGVGLISPPPHHDIYSIEDLKQLIFDLKRANPEARIHTKLVSQSGIGAVSAGVAKALSDVILVSGHDGGTGASPLNSLKHAGTPWELGLAETQQTLMLNGMRDRVVVQVDGQLKTGRDVIIGALLGAEEFGFATAPLVVSGCIMMRVCHLDTCPVGVATQNPALRERFTGKPEFVVNFMEFIAEEVRELLSELGFRSLDEIVGRTEFIEVNGAIEHWKAEGLDLSPVLDGPAFPAGEPRRSGRSQDHELDKHFDVALIDIAKDALLNGEPVLVELPISNTERAVGTMLGHQVTARHGAGGLARETIDITLHGTAGQSLGAFLPPGIILRLEGDANDYVGKGLSGGDITIRPPRGSVIAPHENVIAGNVIGYGATSGTMFISGVVGERFLVRNSGATAVVEGVGDHALEYMTGGLAVILGTTGRNFGAGMSGGVAYVQSLRTEKINAQSLDSGELLLEPLDRADLEVLRSLLVAHVERTASPLAAGILEQFETAASEFVKVLPRDFAAVRSMREEAVAEGIDPDGDIVWNRILEVTGG from the coding sequence ATGGAATCGAGCGACCTCCGCACGCCCCCCGGCTTCCCTGTCAAACAGGGCATGTACAACCCAGCGTTCGAGAAGGACGCGTGCGGTCTGGCAATGGTCGCCACGCTGCGTGGCGAGGCAGGGCACGACATCATCGCGCTGGCACTCGAGGCGCTCCGCAACCTCGAGCACCGCGGCGCGATCGGCTCGGATGCCGGAACCGGAGACGGTGCCGGCATCCTCACGCAGATGCCCGACGAGTTCCTGCGCGCCGTGACCGGATTCGAGCTTCCGCCGGTCGGCGAGTACGCGGCGGGCTTGGCGTTCCTTCCTCGCGATTCCGGACAGCGTCGCCAGCAGAAGGCCGGCATCGAGAAGATCGCACGTGCGGAGGGCCTCCGCGTCCTCGGCTGGCGTGAGGTCCCGACCGTGAACGAGCACCTCGGCAAGCTCGCCGACGAGGCTCGTCCCGCGTTCGAGCAGTTGTTCGTGAGCGCCGGGGGAGCGACCGTCGAAGAGGCACCGCTCACCGGCATCGCCCTGGATCGGGTCGCTTACCGTCTGCGCAAGCGCGCCGGTCACGAGCTTGGCGCCTACTTCGTCTCGCTCTCCTGCCGCACTCTCGGCTACAAGGGCATGGTCACCACGCTCCAGCTCGAGCCGTTCTACCCCGATCTGCAGGACGAGCGCTTCGCCTCGGAACTCGCGGTCGTGCACTCCCGCTACTCGACGAACACCTTCCCGTCGTGGCCGCTCGCGCAGCCGCTGCGCATGCTCGCGCACAACGGCGAGATCAACACCGTCGGCGGCAACCGCAACTGGATGCGCGCACGGCAATCGCAGCTGGAATCCGAGCTGCTCGGCGACATGGCACCGCTGCTGCCGATCTGCACCGACGGTGCCAGCGACTCGGCATCCTTCGACGAGGTGCTCGAGCTGCTCACGCTGACCGGGCGCAGCCTGCCGCACGCGATCATGATGATGGTGCCTGAGGCGTACGAGAAGCAGGCCGACATCACGCCGGAGCTCCGGTCGTTCTACGAGTACCACTCCAACCAGATGGAACCGTGGGACGGACCGGCCGCGCTCATCTTCACCGACGGCACGCTCGTCGGCGCGACGCTCGACCGCAACGGGCTTCGCCCGGGGCGCTGGACCGAGACGACCGACGGGCTGATCGTGATCGGTTCGGAGACGGGCGTTCTCACGTTCGAGCCGGAGCGGATCAAGCGCCGCGGGCGCCTGCAGCCGGGCAAGATGTTCCTCGTCGACACCGCGCAGCGACGCATCGTCGAGGACGAAGAACTCAAGCAGGACCTCGCCACGCTCCATCCGTGGCAGGAATGGCTGGATGCCGGGGCGGTCCGCCTCGCGGATCTGCCGGAGCGCGAGCACATCGTGCATCCGCCGGCATCGATCACTCGGCGTCAGCGCACCTTCGGTTACACCGAGGAGGAAGTGCGCATCCTGCTCACCCCGATGGGACAGAACGGCGTCGAGCCGCTCGGTGCCATGGGGTCGGACACGCCGATCGCCGTGCTCAGCAAGCGCCCGCGTCTGCTCTTCGACTACTTCACGCAGCAGTTCGCCCAGGTGACGAACCCGCCGCTGGACTCGATCCGCGAAGAGGTGGTGACGAGCCTGAAGCTCGGCCTCGGACCGGAGTCCAACCTGCTCACGTGGGGTCCGGAGCACACCCGCACGGTGTCACTCGACTTCCCGGTCATCGACAACGACGAGCTGGCCAAGATCCGGCACATCGACAGGGCGCTGCCCGATCGCTCGAGCGTCACGATCCGCGGGCTCTATCACTTCGACGCTGATGCGCAGAGCCTGCAGAACCGGCTCACCGAGATGTGCGCCGAGGTCGATCAGGCCATCGAGGACGGAGCGGAGTTCATCATCCTCTCCGACCGCGACTCGAACAAGGACCTCATCCCGATCCCGTCGCTGCTCATGATCTCGGCGGTTCATCACCACCTGATCCGCCGGGAGAACCGGATGAAGGTGGGTCTGATCGTCGAGGCCGGCGACGTCCGCGAAGTGCACCACGTGGCCACGTTGATCGGCTACGGCGCATCCGCGGTCAACCCGTACCTCGCGATGGAGACGGTCGAGCACCTCGTTCGAACCGGATACATCACAGGCATCACCCCGGAGAAGGCCGTACGCAATCTGATCTATGCGCTCGGCAAGGGCGTGCTGAAGATCATGTCGAAGATGGGCATCTCCACGGTGTCCTCGTACGCCGGCGCACAGGTCTTCGAGGCGGTCGGTCTCAGCCAGGATTTCATCGACGCGTACTTCACGCGCACCGAATCGAAGCTCGGCGGAATCGGCATCGAGGATGTCTTCGCCGAGAACCAGGCACGCCACGACTACGCCTATCCCGAGGATGCCGCGGCTCGGGCGCACGAGCGTCTGTGGACGGGCGGCGAGTACCAGTGGCGTCGCGACGGATCGCCGCACCTGTTCAGCCCGGAGACGGTGTTCAAGCTGCAGCACGCCACACGCACGCGCCGCTACGACATCTTCCGCGAGTACACGAAGCTGGTCGATGACCAGGCATCCGAGCTGAAGACGCTCCGTGGCCTGTTCAAACTGCGCACCGGAACCCGCAAGCCGGTACCGCTGGACGAGGTCGAGTCGGTCTCCGACATCGTGAAGCGTTTCTCCACCGGCGCGATGAGCTACGGCTCCATCTCACGCGAGGCGCATGAGACGCTCGCGATCGCGATGAACCGGATCGGCGGAAAGTCGAACACCGGCGAAGGCGGAGAAGACGCCGATCGCCTCGTCGACCCTGAGCGCCGCAGCGCCATCAAGCAGGTGGCATCCGGCCGATTCGGCGTGACCAGCCTGTACCTCACCGAGGCCGACGACATCCAGATCAAGCTCGCCCAGGGTGCGAAGCCCGGCGAGGGCGGACAGCTGCCGCCGACGAAGGTGTACCCGTGGGTGGCGCGCACGCGTCACGCGACCGCCGGCGTCGGGCTGATCTCCCCGCCTCCGCACCACGACATCTACTCGATCGAAGACCTCAAGCAGCTGATCTTCGATCTGAAGAGGGCCAACCCCGAGGCGCGCATCCACACGAAGCTCGTCAGCCAGTCCGGCATCGGCGCGGTCTCGGCCGGTGTCGCGAAGGCGCTCAGCGACGTCATCCTGGTCTCCGGCCACGACGGCGGCACGGGTGCGAGTCCCCTCAACTCTCTCAAGCACGCCGGAACGCCGTGGGAGCTCGGACTTGCCGAGACGCAGCAGACCCTGATGCTCAACGGCATGCGCGACCGTGTGGTCGTGCAGGTGGACGGCCAGCTGAAGACCGGCCGCGACGTGATCATCGGCGCCCTCCTGGGTGCCGAGGAGTTCGGCTTCGCGACCGCGCCCCTGGTGGTCAGCGGCTGCATCATGATGCGCGTCTGCCACCTCGACACCTGCCCGGTCGGCGTCGCCACGCAGAATCCTGCTCTTCGGGAGCGGTTCACCGGCAAGCCGGAGTTCGTCGTCAACTTCATGGAGTTCATCGCCGAAGAGGTGCGCGAACTGCTGTCCGAGCTCGGCTTCCGCTCGCTCGACGAGATCGTCGGTCGCACCGAGTTCATCGAGGTGAACGGCGCGATCGAACACTGGAAGGCCGAAGGCCTGGACCTCAGCCCGGTACTGGACGGACCGGCGTTCCCCGCCGGCGAGCCCCGCCGGAGCGGACGCAGCCAGGATCACGAACTCGACAAGCACTTCGACGTCGCCCTGATCGACATCGCGAAGGATGCGCTGCTGAACGGCGAGCCGGTGCTGGTCGAATTGCCCATCAGCAACACCGAGCGAGCCGTCGGGACGATGCTCGGCCACCAGGTGACCGCGCGGCACGGCGCCGGGGGTCTCGCTCGCGAGACCATCGACATCACGCTGCACGGCACCGCCGGTCAATCGCTCGGTGCGTTCCTGCCGCCTGGCATCATCCTCCGCCTGGAGGGCGACGCCAACGACTACGTCGGCAAGGGTCTGTCCGGTGGCGACATCACGATCCGGCCGCCGCGCGGCTCGGTGATCGCTCCGCACGAGAACGTCATCGCGGGCAACGTGATCGGTTACGGTGCGACGTCGGGCACGATGTTCATCTCGGGTGTCGTCGGCGAACGGTTCCTGGTGCGCAACTCCGGAGCGACGGCAGTCGTCGAAGGCGTCGGCGATCATGCCCTCGAGTACATGACCGGCGGTCTCGCCGTGATCCTGGGCACGACCGGACGCAACTTCGGTGCCGGTATGTCCGGGGGAGTGGCGTACGTTCAGTCGCTGCGCACCGAGAAGATCAACGCGCAGTCCCTCGACAGCGGCGAACTGCTGCTGGAACCGCTCGACCGAGCCGATCTCGAGGTGCTGCGGAGTCTTCTCGTCGCGCACGTCGAGCGCACGGCATCGCCGCTGGCGGCCGGCATCCTCGAACAGTTCGAGACCGCCGCATCCGAATTCGTGAAGGTTCTCCCGCGTGACTTCGCCGCTGTGCGCAGCATGCGTGAGGAAGCAGTGGCCGAGGGCATCGACCCTGACGGCGACATCGTGTGGAACCGCATCCTGGAGGTGACCGGTGGCTGA
- a CDS encoding alpha/beta hydrolase, which yields MLKAAAWWLLDYVYAAYWQTRALMSRTDASTFRTGNRAPIIVLPGIYETWRFMQPIVEALHARGHPVHVIETLERNLQSVAEMADQVTDYLQRYDLGDAVLVAHSKGGLAGKLMMTSAASDRVRGMIAVATPFGGSRYARMMPTRTLRALSPDDPSIVGLTQDRTANSRIISIFARFDPHIPEGSELIGATNMRLETGGHFRILAHPRVVAEIAVFAG from the coding sequence GTGCTGAAAGCGGCAGCCTGGTGGCTCCTGGACTATGTCTATGCGGCCTACTGGCAGACGCGCGCGCTGATGAGCCGAACGGATGCATCGACATTCCGTACCGGGAATCGCGCACCGATCATCGTCCTGCCCGGTATCTACGAGACCTGGCGGTTCATGCAACCGATCGTCGAAGCGCTGCATGCGCGCGGACATCCGGTGCATGTCATCGAGACGCTCGAGCGGAACCTGCAATCCGTGGCCGAGATGGCGGACCAGGTCACGGATTACCTGCAGCGGTACGACCTGGGCGACGCGGTTCTCGTCGCCCACAGCAAGGGCGGCCTCGCCGGCAAGCTCATGATGACCAGCGCGGCGTCTGACCGGGTGCGGGGCATGATCGCCGTCGCCACGCCGTTCGGTGGATCGAGGTATGCCCGAATGATGCCGACACGCACCCTGCGAGCATTGTCGCCGGATGATCCGTCGATCGTGGGTCTCACGCAGGATCGCACGGCGAATTCGAGGATCATCTCGATCTTCGCGCGCTTCGATCCGCACATTCCGGAGGGGAGCGAGCTCATCGGAGCGACCAATATGCGTCTCGAGACGGGTGGTCATTTCCGGATACTCGCCCACCCGCGCGTCGTCGCCGAGATCGCCGTCTTCGCGGGCTGA